One genomic region from Rosa rugosa chromosome 1, drRosRugo1.1, whole genome shotgun sequence encodes:
- the LOC133725156 gene encoding LOW QUALITY PROTEIN: probable L-gulonolactone oxidase 6 (The sequence of the model RefSeq protein was modified relative to this genomic sequence to represent the inferred CDS: inserted 2 bases in 2 codons; deleted 3 bases in 2 codons; substituted 1 base at 1 genomic stop codon): MCFYRYYAQGYSKPTTHERSITYSSKNDSDGLTNNGIIFTGCPVIGXQNRLQASGTCLGSLEDSIIKACAWDSRIKVQHQTMFSISLSLAKSFIQDVQKLVEIEPKSLCGVEIYKGILMRYDTTSTAYLGKQEDAIDFDITYYRSKDFMTPRLHEGILEEIEQLALFNYRSVLPHWGKNRNIAFDGVMKYKNGKEFXRVKDMYDPMGLFSSEWSDQVLGIKGGVNFVKEGAHCTLEGMCICSQDIHCXPKQGYFCRPGKVFRDLCTPYFDKKHKVTSYCLV, translated from the exons ATGTGTTTTTACAGATACTATGCTCAAGGTTACTCTAAACCTACAACACATGAGAGGTCCATCACATATTCGAGCAAGAACGATTCTGATGGTTTGACAAACAATGGTATAATCTTTACCGGATGTCCTGTTATTGGATAACAGAACCGGCTTCAAGCATCCGGAACTTGCCTTGGTAGTCTTGAAGACTCAATAATCAAGGCATGCGCATGGGACTCAAGGATCAAGGTTCAGCATCAAACAATGTTCAGCATCAGCTTGTCTCTGGCCAAGAGCTTCATTCAAGATGTGCAGAAGCTAGTTGAGATCGAACCCAAATCCCTCTGTGGAGTAGAAATCTACAAAGGAATCCTAATGCGCTATGACACCACATCAACTGCTTACCTTGGCAAACAAGAAGATGCAATTGACTTCGACATCACGTATTACCGAAGCAAGGACTTCATGACTCCTAGGCTCCATGAAGGCATACTTGAAGAAATAGAGCAATTGGCACTGTTTAACTACCGATCG GTACTGCCACATTGGGGAAAGAATAGAAACATAGCCTTTGATGGGGTGATGAAGTACAAAAATGGTAAGGAGT TGAGGGTTAAGGACATGTATGACCCAATGGGGCTATTCTCTAGTGAATGGAGTGACCAGGTCCTTGGAATAAAGGGTGGAGTGAACTTTGTTAAGGAAGGG GCACACTGCACACTAGAAGGGATGTGCATTTGCTCACAAGACATTCATT GCCCAAAGCAAGGCTATTTCTGTAGACCCGGCAAAGTGTTTAGGGACCTGTGTACTCCTTATTTTGATAAGAAACATAAAGTAACTAGCTACTGTCTAGTCTAG